From Ancylobacter pratisalsi, one genomic window encodes:
- a CDS encoding ABC transporter ATP-binding protein, which translates to MLKISGLKVDIGGSRVLNGLDLTVGPGELVCLIGRNGAGKTTTFRSIMGYRQPVAGSISFKGQELVGLQTYKIAQLGIGYSPEESDVYADLSVAENIALPTWTRPSTLSEEARVERSLNVFPKLRQYLTRGGAQLSGGERKMVSVARALALDPSLLLLDEPFEGLSPAIIPIISEGVASIRAMGEAVLMAESNVHHVPEYVDRLYVLERGEMIFTGTLEQARRDRAVMRVIAGEIDVGEIAHA; encoded by the coding sequence ATGCTGAAGATCTCCGGTCTCAAGGTCGATATTGGCGGCAGCCGTGTCCTCAATGGTCTGGACCTTACCGTAGGGCCCGGCGAACTGGTCTGCCTGATCGGGCGCAACGGCGCCGGCAAGACGACCACCTTTCGCTCGATCATGGGCTATCGTCAGCCGGTGGCCGGCTCGATCAGTTTCAAGGGGCAGGAACTCGTCGGCCTGCAGACCTACAAGATCGCGCAACTCGGCATTGGTTATTCACCTGAGGAATCCGACGTCTATGCCGATCTGAGTGTCGCCGAGAACATCGCCTTGCCGACGTGGACTCGCCCGTCGACGCTTTCCGAAGAGGCCCGCGTCGAACGTTCGTTGAACGTGTTTCCCAAGCTGCGGCAGTATCTGACGCGCGGTGGAGCGCAGCTTTCGGGCGGCGAGCGCAAGATGGTATCGGTTGCGCGAGCGCTGGCTCTTGATCCGAGCCTGCTGCTACTCGACGAGCCGTTCGAGGGGCTGTCGCCGGCGATCATCCCGATTATATCGGAGGGCGTGGCCTCGATCCGAGCCATGGGCGAGGCTGTGCTAATGGCGGAATCAAACGTCCACCATGTGCCGGAATATGTCGATCGGCTTTATGTGCTTGAACGCGGCGAGATGATTTTCACCGGCACGCTGGAGCAAGCGCGCCGCGACCGGGCCGTAATGCGCGTCATCGCCGGCGAGATCGACGTTGGCGAGATCGCCCATGCCTGA
- a CDS encoding GntR family transcriptional regulator, with product MPPIGTKRATATSAKKSPPGTKSRRAEKVAEIEDVTLTDRAYRLLEELISTLQLPPGTVLSELTLAQRLNIGRTPIREALQRLARDGLVVVLPRRGVLVSEINLRTQLRLLETRRVLERLMAELAAERASDEECEIFAKVAEGMREAAQRSDGIEFMRLDRKLNLMISEASRNEFASRSMGLMHALSRRFWYQHYKRVADLPLAANLHSDLAAAIAQRDGKRAAAASDRLIDYIESFARKTLDD from the coding sequence ATGCCCCCAATCGGCACCAAGCGCGCGACCGCAACGTCAGCAAAGAAGTCGCCGCCTGGCACCAAGTCCCGGCGTGCCGAGAAGGTGGCGGAGATCGAGGACGTCACCCTGACGGACCGTGCGTATCGCCTGTTGGAGGAACTGATTTCGACTCTCCAGCTCCCGCCTGGCACAGTTCTGTCCGAACTCACCCTGGCGCAGCGGCTTAATATCGGTCGGACACCCATTCGCGAAGCCTTGCAGCGCCTCGCCCGCGACGGGCTGGTCGTTGTATTGCCGCGTCGCGGCGTACTGGTTTCCGAGATCAACCTGCGCACCCAGCTTCGATTGCTCGAGACCCGACGTGTGCTGGAGCGGCTGATGGCGGAACTGGCAGCCGAGCGCGCCAGCGACGAGGAGTGCGAAATCTTCGCCAAGGTTGCCGAAGGCATGCGTGAGGCGGCACAGCGCTCCGACGGCATTGAGTTCATGCGTCTGGACCGCAAGCTTAACCTCATGATCTCGGAGGCCTCGCGCAATGAATTTGCGAGCCGCTCCATGGGGCTCATGCACGCGCTGTCTCGCCGGTTCTGGTACCAGCACTACAAGCGCGTCGCGGATCTGCCGCTGGCCGCAAACCTGCACTCCGATCTGGCCGCGGCTATCGCACAGCGCGATGGCAAGCGTGCCGCCGCAGCGTCCGACAGGTTGATCGACTACATCGAGTCCTTCGCCCGCAAGACTCTCGACGACTGA
- a CDS encoding alpha/beta fold hydrolase, producing MAFVATHDGALEWIDANPGADPAGGSFILLHGIQGTASAWSDVANRLTDKLGTKRSVIVPNLRGRGASLAPDLPAAYGLDEFSDDLRAIVQMAPKPVTLVGWSMGVLVSLAYLARYGELGLDGLVLASGTSHVGDEAVWFHSDTLTGLAAEARERAERLALASYASPSAVAGAWASVRAADLRPVLPNISLPTLVLHGDLDDQCPLEHSRRIASAIPGAALEIWPGSGHNLMADDPQRLVDTILRFYAAVQADIFT from the coding sequence ATGGCTTTCGTCGCTACGCATGACGGCGCGCTGGAATGGATCGATGCCAATCCCGGTGCGGACCCGGCAGGAGGGTCATTCATTCTCTTGCATGGCATCCAGGGTACGGCATCGGCTTGGAGCGATGTAGCTAACCGCCTGACTGATAAGCTCGGCACCAAGCGGTCGGTCATCGTGCCGAACCTGCGTGGGCGGGGAGCTTCCCTGGCGCCGGACCTGCCTGCGGCCTATGGCCTCGACGAGTTTTCGGACGACCTGCGTGCGATAGTCCAGATGGCTCCCAAGCCCGTGACGCTTGTCGGATGGAGCATGGGCGTACTTGTCTCGCTTGCTTATCTCGCCCGCTACGGGGAGCTTGGGCTCGATGGCCTCGTGCTGGCGAGTGGGACGTCTCATGTGGGCGACGAGGCAGTATGGTTTCATTCCGACACTCTCACAGGATTGGCGGCGGAAGCCCGCGAACGGGCGGAGCGGCTGGCCCTCGCGTCCTATGCCTCGCCATCGGCCGTGGCGGGCGCCTGGGCCTCGGTGCGCGCGGCGGATCTGCGCCCTGTACTTCCTAATATCTCGCTGCCGACCCTCGTGCTGCATGGTGATCTCGACGATCAGTGTCCATTGGAACACAGCCGGCGCATCGCTTCAGCCATTCCGGGAGCTGCATTGGAAATTTGGCCGGGGAGTGGGCATAATCTCATGGCCGACGATCCGCAGCGTCTGGTCGATACGATCCTGCGTTTTTATGCCGCTGTGCAAGCAGATATCTTTACTTAG
- a CDS encoding DUF6166 domain-containing protein: MKTYRGDRTIDGVAVTVDGRPLPDRTDIKDISRDGFEWSYEGSAPAQLALAILVDHFGSATPALQGYERFMRDVVANFGNEWEFTSADIDAALAACAA, encoded by the coding sequence ATGAAGACTTATCGCGGAGACAGGACCATCGATGGTGTCGCGGTTACGGTCGATGGCAGGCCTTTGCCTGATCGTACGGACATCAAGGATATCAGTCGGGACGGCTTCGAGTGGAGCTATGAGGGGAGCGCTCCGGCGCAGCTGGCGCTCGCCATTCTGGTAGACCATTTCGGTTCGGCGACTCCAGCCCTGCAGGGATATGAGCGATTCATGCGCGACGTAGTCGCCAATTTCGGCAATGAATGGGAATTTACCAGCGCCGACATAGATGCCGCTCTGGCGGCTTGTGCGGCCTGA
- a CDS encoding tripartite tricarboxylate transporter permease has translation MENISLLLEGFQVALTWHNIAFMFLGVLLGIVVGVLPGLGGPNGVAILLPLTFGMDPTSAIILLTSIYWGALFGGAITAVLFNIPGEPWSVATTFDGYPMAQQGRAGEALTAAFTASFVGAIAGVVLITFLAPLVAKFALRFGPAEFFAVFFLTFCSFIGMGKENKAKIVVSLSLGFLLAAVGIDTISGDMRMTFGVGELMSGFDFLVVVIGMFGVSEILLTLEEGLEFKGKKARIDPIVVFRTWMQMPLYFMTFVRSCLAGIWLGISPGGAVAASFMGYGLAKRFSKRGKNFGNGEIEGVIAPETAAHAAGTSALLPMLALGIPGSATAAVLLGGLMIWGLQPGPLLFVEQKDFVWGLIASMYLGNIVGLFVVLATVPLFASIMRIPFALIAPVILMVCAIGAFTVANSSFDIWLMLIFGAVGYAFKKLDYPLAPMVLALVLGDRAEDAFRQALIGSAGDLSVFMDNGLVASLMIIAFALLLWSPVSDLIGKLLRRPVVAAGE, from the coding sequence ATGGAAAACATCAGCCTGCTTCTCGAGGGCTTTCAGGTCGCACTCACCTGGCACAACATCGCATTCATGTTCCTGGGCGTATTGCTCGGCATCGTCGTCGGCGTACTCCCAGGTTTGGGAGGACCGAACGGCGTCGCGATTCTGTTGCCACTGACCTTCGGCATGGATCCGACGAGCGCAATCATCCTGCTCACGTCGATCTATTGGGGCGCGCTGTTCGGCGGGGCCATCACTGCTGTGCTGTTCAACATTCCAGGCGAGCCGTGGTCTGTCGCCACCACCTTCGACGGCTACCCGATGGCACAGCAGGGGCGTGCCGGCGAGGCACTGACCGCGGCCTTCACCGCTTCCTTCGTCGGAGCGATTGCCGGCGTGGTGCTGATCACGTTCCTCGCGCCGCTTGTCGCGAAATTCGCGCTGCGTTTTGGGCCTGCAGAGTTCTTCGCGGTGTTCTTTCTCACCTTTTGCAGTTTCATTGGCATGGGAAAGGAGAACAAGGCGAAGATCGTCGTGTCATTGTCGCTTGGCTTCCTGCTGGCCGCTGTTGGCATCGACACCATCTCCGGCGACATGCGGATGACCTTTGGCGTCGGCGAGTTGATGAGCGGATTCGATTTCCTGGTCGTCGTCATTGGTATGTTCGGCGTGTCGGAAATTCTCCTGACGCTGGAAGAGGGCCTCGAGTTCAAGGGGAAGAAGGCGCGCATAGATCCGATCGTGGTCTTCCGTACCTGGATGCAGATGCCGCTCTATTTCATGACGTTCGTGCGATCGTGCCTTGCCGGAATCTGGCTCGGCATCTCACCGGGCGGCGCGGTGGCGGCTTCCTTCATGGGGTACGGTCTCGCCAAACGCTTTTCCAAGAGAGGCAAGAATTTTGGTAACGGCGAGATCGAGGGCGTCATTGCGCCTGAAACGGCGGCCCATGCTGCCGGCACTTCCGCTCTCCTTCCGATGCTCGCTCTGGGCATTCCGGGTTCGGCGACCGCGGCCGTGCTGTTGGGTGGGTTGATGATATGGGGCCTGCAGCCCGGCCCCCTGCTGTTTGTCGAGCAGAAGGACTTCGTCTGGGGCCTGATCGCCTCGATGTATCTTGGTAACATTGTGGGGCTGTTTGTGGTTCTGGCCACGGTGCCGCTGTTCGCTTCGATCATGCGCATACCGTTCGCGTTGATCGCGCCGGTCATCCTCATGGTCTGTGCAATCGGGGCCTTCACCGTTGCCAATTCCAGCTTCGACATCTGGCTGATGCTGATCTTCGGCGCGGTAGGGTACGCCTTCAAAAAGCTCGACTATCCGCTCGCGCCCATGGTGTTGGCTTTGGTGCTGGGCGACCGCGCAGAGGATGCCTTCCGTCAGGCGCTGATAGGATCGGCGGGCGACCTGTCCGTGTTCATGGACAATGGTCTTGTTGCTTCGCTGATGATCATCGCCTTCGCGCTCCTGCTGTGGAGTCCTGTTAGCGATCTGATCGGAAAGCTCCTGCGCCGTCCGGTCGTTGCTGCCGGGGAATGA
- a CDS encoding tripartite tricarboxylate transporter TctB family protein, translated as MSSFDPYEIEPGLSRRLAECSVAVILFAISIGVLWDSYRRGAGWSGGPQSGFFPARVAWILLAASMAVFYQGLRASKRVLVTWAQLRQVGQVFLPLTVYVLAIGYLGIYVASAIFIGGFMAVFGKFRWWAIVAASVMIPLVTFWTFERQFQVPLPKGPLEIMLGY; from the coding sequence ATGTCATCCTTCGACCCCTATGAGATCGAGCCTGGGCTGTCGCGCCGCCTGGCCGAGTGCTCCGTGGCCGTTATTCTCTTCGCCATTTCCATTGGTGTTCTGTGGGACAGCTATCGGCGAGGTGCCGGCTGGAGTGGCGGGCCGCAGAGCGGCTTCTTTCCCGCGCGCGTCGCGTGGATTTTGCTCGCGGCCTCGATGGCCGTTTTCTATCAGGGACTGCGAGCGTCAAAGCGTGTGCTGGTTACTTGGGCGCAGCTGCGCCAGGTGGGACAGGTCTTTCTTCCGCTCACCGTCTATGTTCTCGCCATTGGCTACCTTGGCATTTATGTCGCTTCGGCAATCTTTATCGGCGGTTTCATGGCCGTGTTCGGCAAGTTTCGCTGGTGGGCAATCGTTGCCGCCTCGGTGATGATCCCGTTGGTGACGTTCTGGACTTTCGAGCGTCAGTTCCAGGTTCCGCTGCCTAAAGGGCCGCTCGAAATCATGCTCGGCTACTGA
- a CDS encoding Bug family tripartite tricarboxylate transporter substrate binding protein, with protein sequence MKTLTLAGAALLLSTFAASAWEPTKSVEIIVPFGPGGASDQMARTIQAIIQKHGLSKESFIVVNKPAATGGEAMMDIKKSLGDPHKLLTTSSTIYMTPLATKLPVSWHDFTPVSMLAQDEFALWVNNESPYKTLPDLAAAAKAASPPLKIGGGGSKREDELISFGVFSELKTPISYIPYKSGGEASTQLAGNHIAAETNNPSEDVANWRAGLTRPLCVLSPQRMNYKNKITADMSWNDVPTCGEQGLNFTYNMLRGLFMPGNVTPEQQAYYVDLMKKVSETPEWKEYLERNALLPDFRSGQAYVDFLTADEAKHKDLMAKAGFLSMN encoded by the coding sequence ATGAAAACACTGACCCTTGCGGGGGCAGCGTTGCTGCTCTCGACCTTCGCTGCGTCCGCGTGGGAGCCGACCAAATCCGTGGAGATCATCGTCCCGTTCGGGCCTGGTGGCGCGTCCGATCAGATGGCCCGCACGATCCAGGCCATTATCCAGAAGCACGGCCTGTCCAAGGAATCGTTCATCGTCGTGAACAAGCCTGCCGCGACTGGCGGCGAAGCGATGATGGACATCAAGAAGTCTCTGGGTGACCCGCACAAGCTGCTCACCACATCGAGCACGATCTACATGACACCGCTGGCGACCAAGTTGCCTGTCAGCTGGCACGACTTCACGCCCGTCTCGATGCTCGCTCAGGACGAGTTCGCCCTCTGGGTGAACAATGAATCGCCCTACAAGACGCTCCCGGACCTGGCGGCGGCGGCCAAGGCAGCGAGCCCGCCCCTCAAGATCGGTGGCGGCGGCTCCAAGCGCGAGGACGAACTCATCTCCTTCGGTGTGTTCTCCGAACTGAAGACGCCGATCTCCTACATCCCCTACAAGAGCGGCGGCGAGGCCTCGACCCAGCTCGCCGGCAATCACATCGCGGCGGAAACCAACAATCCGTCAGAGGATGTTGCCAATTGGCGTGCAGGCCTCACGCGGCCACTCTGTGTACTGTCGCCCCAGCGCATGAACTACAAGAACAAGATCACCGCCGACATGTCGTGGAACGATGTGCCGACCTGCGGCGAGCAGGGACTGAATTTCACCTACAACATGCTGCGCGGCTTGTTCATGCCCGGCAACGTCACGCCGGAGCAGCAGGCTTACTATGTCGATCTGATGAAGAAGGTCTCCGAAACGCCGGAGTGGAAGGAGTATCTTGAGCGCAACGCGCTGCTCCCCGACTTCCGCTCCGGTCAGGCCTATGTCGACTTCCTCACCGCCGATGAGGCCAAGCACAAGGACCTTATGGCGAAGGCCGGCTTCCTGTCGATGAACTGA
- the mdcA gene encoding malonate decarboxylase subunit alpha gives MDASLRPPGAGWNLLARNYDARMLRGGTLADGKVVAPERAAELLEAVIEPQDRICIEGNNQKHADFLAKALASVSPARVHDLHVVQSNIALAAHLDIFESGIARRLDFCYAGPQGLRLAQLVADGKVQVGAIHTYLELYSRYFTDLTPRVSLIAAEAADRDGNLYTGPNTEDTPAIVEATAFKSGVLIAQVNRIVDKLPRVDVPGDWVSFVVEAPTPHYIEPIFTRDPAAITDIQVLMAMMVVRGIYEKYGVSRLNHGIGFDTAAVELILPTYAEELGLRGKICRYMSVNPCPTLIPAIESGFVETIHCAGSELGMERYVAERSDVFFTGRDGSMRSNRIFCQLAGHYADLFIGSTLQVDLEGNSSTATLARITGFGGAPNFGSESRGRRHGSPAWLQAGREAHRGGMPRGRKLVVQMVETFREGLSSTFVEKLDAWELMDTFNMPLPPVMVYGDDLTHIVTEEGIANLLLCDTLAERAQAIRGVAGYTAVGRARDRHMVEKLRERGAILYPEDIGVDKRLASRDLLAARSIKDLVRWSDGLYAPPARFRNW, from the coding sequence ATGGATGCTTCGCTTCGCCCGCCTGGCGCGGGCTGGAATTTACTCGCCCGGAATTACGACGCCCGGATGCTGCGCGGCGGTACACTCGCCGATGGCAAGGTCGTCGCGCCGGAACGTGCCGCCGAGTTGCTGGAAGCGGTGATCGAGCCGCAGGACCGCATCTGTATTGAGGGCAACAACCAGAAGCACGCCGACTTCCTGGCAAAGGCCCTGGCCTCAGTCTCTCCAGCCCGCGTGCATGACCTGCATGTCGTGCAATCGAACATCGCACTGGCGGCTCATCTCGACATATTCGAGAGCGGCATCGCGCGGCGCCTCGACTTCTGTTACGCGGGCCCGCAGGGGCTACGACTTGCGCAACTCGTCGCCGACGGAAAGGTCCAGGTCGGAGCGATTCATACCTATCTGGAGCTCTACAGCCGCTATTTCACGGACCTGACCCCACGCGTCAGCCTTATCGCGGCGGAGGCAGCAGACCGAGATGGAAATCTCTACACGGGCCCTAACACCGAAGACACGCCGGCCATTGTCGAGGCGACGGCGTTCAAGTCCGGTGTCCTCATCGCCCAGGTCAATCGCATCGTTGACAAGCTGCCCCGCGTCGACGTGCCGGGGGATTGGGTGAGCTTTGTCGTAGAGGCGCCCACTCCTCATTATATCGAGCCGATCTTCACCCGCGATCCTGCCGCCATCACAGACATCCAGGTACTGATGGCGATGATGGTGGTCCGCGGTATCTATGAAAAATATGGCGTCTCCCGTCTTAATCACGGCATCGGCTTCGATACGGCGGCGGTGGAGCTGATCCTGCCTACCTATGCTGAAGAACTCGGCCTGCGCGGCAAGATCTGCCGTTATATGTCGGTGAACCCCTGCCCGACGCTCATACCCGCGATCGAGTCCGGGTTCGTCGAGACTATTCATTGCGCAGGCTCGGAGCTCGGCATGGAGCGCTATGTTGCCGAGCGCTCAGATGTGTTCTTTACCGGGCGCGACGGCTCGATGCGGTCCAACCGAATCTTTTGCCAACTTGCTGGCCACTATGCCGATCTCTTCATCGGCTCCACGTTGCAGGTCGACCTCGAGGGCAATTCATCAACCGCGACACTCGCCCGCATCACCGGCTTCGGCGGCGCCCCAAATTTCGGCTCGGAATCGCGCGGACGTCGTCATGGCAGCCCCGCCTGGCTTCAGGCCGGGCGCGAGGCCCATCGCGGCGGCATGCCGAGGGGTCGCAAGCTGGTGGTCCAGATGGTCGAGACCTTCCGCGAAGGGCTGTCATCGACCTTCGTCGAAAAGCTGGATGCCTGGGAATTGATGGACACCTTCAACATGCCGCTACCACCGGTAATGGTCTACGGTGACGACCTGACGCACATCGTCACTGAGGAAGGCATCGCCAACCTGCTTCTCTGTGACACGCTCGCGGAACGCGCGCAGGCAATCCGCGGTGTCGCCGGCTATACGGCCGTAGGCCGCGCCCGTGATCGTCACATGGTCGAGAAGCTGCGTGAACGTGGCGCGATCCTGTATCCGGAGGACATCGGGGTAGATAAGCGGCTCGCAAGCCGCGATCTGCTCGCCGCCCGTTCCATCAAAGATCTCGTTCGCTGGTCTGACGGGCTCTACGCACCGCCAGCGCGCTTTCGAAACTGGTAG
- the mdcC gene encoding malonate decarboxylase acyl carrier protein, with protein sequence MERLEFRFAGRPDAPVASDGEVLVGVVGSGNLEVMIEQVDLGGACLVAIDTSINGFRETWESVLTDFVARHRLGNIRVSINDGGATPAVVALRLDQALANLGKQR encoded by the coding sequence ATGGAGCGTCTGGAATTCCGCTTCGCCGGCCGTCCCGATGCGCCGGTCGCGAGCGATGGTGAAGTCCTTGTCGGCGTCGTGGGCTCTGGCAATCTCGAGGTCATGATCGAGCAGGTCGATCTCGGCGGAGCATGTCTCGTCGCCATAGACACCTCCATCAATGGCTTCCGTGAGACCTGGGAAAGCGTCCTCACCGATTTTGTCGCGCGTCATCGCCTGGGCAATATCAGGGTCTCGATCAATGACGGTGGTGCCACACCCGCTGTTGTAGCGCTGCGGCTCGATCAGGCGTTGGCCAATCTCGGAAAACAGCGATGA
- a CDS encoding biotin-independent malonate decarboxylase subunit beta, which yields MIPPRHSYLEASARSRLAGILDAGTFREYCGPKARQTSPHLPGLGMPVAFDDGIVVGEGRIDSRQVLIAAQEGGFMGGAIGEVHGAKLAGLIERALDIRPAAVVLLLDSGGVRLQEANAGLIAMGEIQRAIFDARTAGIALIAAIGGRNGCYGGTSIVARSCDVIVASEEGRLSISGPEVIEEVDGIEEFDARDRALVWRTMGAKHRRLIGEIDTLVRDDMTAFRDAIANHIGDSRSMDLDALEAEHARLADRLLRFRDVGDARDVWARLGVNDPDRVSDIETNEFNALVDTLEGEGR from the coding sequence ATGATACCTCCCCGCCACAGTTATCTCGAGGCTAGCGCTCGCTCACGGCTGGCGGGCATTCTAGATGCCGGCACCTTCCGCGAATACTGCGGCCCCAAGGCGCGGCAAACCAGTCCGCATCTTCCAGGGCTCGGCATGCCGGTAGCATTCGATGACGGCATCGTCGTCGGTGAGGGTCGCATCGACAGCCGCCAGGTGCTGATCGCGGCGCAGGAAGGCGGGTTTATGGGGGGCGCCATTGGCGAAGTTCACGGCGCCAAGCTCGCCGGATTGATCGAACGTGCGCTCGACATCCGGCCGGCCGCTGTGGTGCTACTGCTCGACAGCGGTGGCGTACGGCTTCAAGAGGCCAATGCCGGGTTGATTGCCATGGGCGAAATTCAACGCGCGATATTCGACGCCCGCACCGCCGGCATCGCCCTGATCGCTGCCATTGGCGGACGGAACGGTTGCTATGGCGGCACCTCCATCGTGGCCCGCTCCTGCGATGTGATCGTCGCCAGCGAGGAGGGGCGCCTCTCGATCTCTGGCCCGGAGGTGATCGAGGAGGTGGATGGCATCGAAGAATTCGATGCGCGCGACAGGGCGTTGGTGTGGCGCACGATGGGCGCCAAGCATCGCCGACTGATCGGGGAGATCGACACTCTCGTGCGCGACGACATGACCGCGTTTCGCGATGCTATCGCCAATCACATCGGAGACAGCCGATCGATGGACCTCGATGCCTTGGAGGCAGAGCACGCACGGCTTGCCGACCGGCTGTTGCGCTTCCGCGACGTAGGCGATGCACGTGACGTATGGGCTCGACTTGGCGTGAATGATCCAGACCGCGTCTCGGACATTGAAACGAACGAATTCAACGCCCTCGTCGATACCCTCGAAGGAGAAGGCCGATGA
- a CDS encoding biotin-independent malonate decarboxylase subunit gamma: protein MTEQSSTEHLIEEMFDEAEFVRAGDLVTGEGRLDGYTVSIIGTADRAYIGADVALAMARCVLDIMHDKPARPILIIVDNSGHRLGRWDELMGNNGCIAHLTKCLYAARQRGHRVIGLVNELAVSAGFMALGMSTDACYALPAAEVRVMALGAMARVTKIPLDRLTELCATSPVLGPSVENFMRVGALAGVWSGDLAGHLRAELSKLTKPNDDRRQLGHERGGRMAALDVARRVRAGAEA, encoded by the coding sequence ATGACCGAGCAGTCCTCCACCGAGCACCTGATCGAAGAGATGTTCGATGAGGCCGAGTTCGTGCGCGCCGGCGATCTCGTGACCGGTGAAGGCAGGCTCGACGGGTATACCGTCAGCATCATTGGTACGGCAGACCGCGCGTATATCGGCGCAGATGTTGCGCTCGCCATGGCACGGTGCGTGCTTGACATCATGCACGACAAGCCTGCCCGGCCGATCCTCATCATCGTCGACAATAGCGGCCACCGACTGGGACGTTGGGACGAGTTGATGGGCAACAATGGCTGCATCGCGCATCTCACCAAATGTCTTTATGCGGCGCGCCAACGTGGCCATCGCGTTATTGGCCTGGTCAACGAACTGGCCGTCAGTGCCGGCTTCATGGCGCTTGGTATGTCAACTGATGCCTGCTACGCGCTGCCCGCTGCTGAGGTGCGGGTGATGGCTTTGGGAGCCATGGCGCGCGTTACCAAGATACCCCTGGATCGATTGACCGAGCTCTGCGCGACATCGCCCGTCCTGGGTCCCAGCGTAGAAAATTTCATGCGGGTTGGTGCCCTTGCCGGCGTTTGGTCGGGCGACCTTGCTGGTCATTTGCGGGCTGAACTATCCAAACTGACCAAACCCAACGACGACCGTCGCCAGCTTGGCCACGAGCGCGGCGGACGCATGGCGGCGCTGGATGTCGCACGGCGCGTGCGTGCTGGCGCCGAGGCCTGA
- the mdcG gene encoding malonate decarboxylase holo-[acyl-carrier-protein] synthase, protein MFARHDLVWLDPDALPVLEVPGDMREHVDCWIHTGHPAVVRRDDTLRGEVPTVALGIPLPQRLGRRRLVLQAPLDAIVRRGRFPSIAAATSAAPESMREVLAETTLLLEACGAHARVYGSLGWQHLTGEIYLHPASDIDLLIEPDLRFDIDAALDVFRTMAMDASPRLDGELVVAPDRALAWRELLTSPGEVLLRGRDTLILVASAPLLAGLRREPVA, encoded by the coding sequence GTGTTCGCACGGCATGATCTCGTCTGGCTGGACCCGGATGCACTGCCGGTCCTGGAAGTACCAGGCGACATGCGCGAACATGTAGACTGCTGGATCCACACCGGCCATCCCGCAGTGGTCCGCCGCGACGACACACTGCGTGGTGAGGTGCCCACAGTCGCGCTCGGCATTCCTCTGCCGCAACGTCTCGGCCGCCGCCGTCTCGTGCTTCAGGCGCCGCTCGATGCCATTGTGCGGCGCGGTCGCTTTCCTTCAATCGCTGCCGCCACTTCGGCAGCTCCGGAGAGCATGAGGGAAGTGCTCGCGGAAACCACTTTGCTGCTGGAGGCATGCGGAGCTCACGCGCGTGTTTATGGCTCCCTGGGCTGGCAGCACCTGACCGGAGAGATTTACCTCCATCCCGCGTCCGATATCGACCTGCTTATCGAGCCGGACCTACGCTTTGATATCGATGCCGCGTTGGATGTCTTCCGCACCATGGCTATGGACGCCTCTCCACGTTTAGACGGTGAACTGGTCGTTGCACCGGATCGCGCACTGGCATGGCGGGAACTGCTCACCTCGCCCGGCGAGGTACTATTGCGAGGGCGAGACACACTCATCCTTGTTGCATCAGCCCCCCTTCTGGCCGGGCTCCGGCGGGAACCAGTGGCATGA